CTCATGTATAGCTTCAAATGACGCTTCCCCGCTCTCATCtatttcccccagcaggtcggcTTGGTAAGCCTGCAAGATAGACATTGTATGCAGGCATgccgccgcctgacctgccgccgaataagccttgcccactAAGCTGGAGGTTGTTTTTAATGGCTTAGTGGGCAACGTCGGGGTCTTAAGGGACGACGCAGACTCGGGAGAGAGATAGCTGGCGAACGTCTCTTCCacccgaggcatcgccccatagccgTGGTGTTTCAGCCCCATGATGTTACTGTATAATGACGTTTGGGGGCTGTAAACACGGTATTGTACTGGTctcttccacgacctcgacacctcggtgtggaggtcgggaaagaaCGGCAGACGCCGACGCTGGGGTAGTGACGGCGCTGGAAGAAATCTTTCATCAAGTTTGCTCTTAGGCTGAGTTTCACTTTTCTCTGCGGGCCAGTCTATGTTTAACTTTTCAACTgccctggtcactacctccaAAAGCTCCTCGTacgctggagatgaggatgcCCTTACCTGACGTTTGGGGGCTGTAAACACGGTATTGTACTGGTctcttccacgacctcgacacctcggtgtggaggtcgggaaagaaCGGCAGACGCCGACGCTGGGGTAGTGACCGCGCTGGAAGAAATCTTTCATCGAGTTTGCTCTTAGGCTGAGTTTCACTTTTCTCTGCGGGCCAGTCTATGTTTAACTTTTCAACTgccctggtcactacctccaAAAGCTCCTCGTacgctggagatgaggatggcGGTCCCTCATCTCCTTCTCCGGCACCCTCCACATCAACCTCTTCGGAGGAAGATATGTTGAGTGCCGGTATCTCTCtccggggggaagaaaccgcagcgcgtgcttccgccaccagaggagagacactgggtctagCAGGTAAGGGGAGCGATAGGGCAGAGCCCGTCTCTCCCCCCTCTGCTaaatccatttgtgaaccccacgagtgcAGCCTTCGCTGTGCCTCAGCAGCAGCGGGACTGgacccgcggggaacactcgccGCGGCGCCCTCCTCAAAGAGCGCCCGGCGTGAACGTAGCACTCTGAGAGTGAGCCTCTCGCAATgtacacagacagctccctcgagagctgccagTGCATGCTCAACTCCCAGGCATTTTACACACATTTCATGTGTATCCCCGTCCGTAATGAAATGCGGACAGGGAGGAGCACACTTTGTAAACTTTTGCTGCTTTTCcgccatttatatatatatatatatatatatatttgtcttattttgtgttatgaAACTCTTGTCCTCGGACGAAGAGATCAGTGTGTGCAATGTGTGCAGGGACAAACAACagtaaataagacagacaagatacagatagcgcttgctgaagacaacagaagctggcgttctcTGTTtttgggtatgctttatagtttcctggtccgtgacatcacccgcctctgacgtcacgtcttctcattggttggatacagaggtgcttcacgaacacaaaatgcagaaggttcccatcacgtcattgacgtagcgtcgataggtcccacgaaagggaactggatcttatatatatatatatatgtgtgtgtttgtgtgtatgtgtgtgtatgtgtgtgtgtattcaaaCATATGccattatgagaaaaaaaacattcatatcTGCCCTCTCTAGACTGTCCAAATAATGATTGGAGTGGTGATTTTCTCATTTGGTATTGTACGCACCACAGTCTATGATTACAATgatatttctgtcatcattggcATAACCTACTGGGGATCCCTTGCTGTAAGTTTCATTTAATGGTTTTGCTTTATTGcctctcattttaattttcagaaTGAACTGTGAAAtgtcctgtttttttttccagtacATCAGTGCTGGATCTCTGTCTGTTGCTGCGCAGAATAAACTTCACGTGTGTGTGGTATGTAGATAATGTGCTGATATCTGTGGGTGAAAACTCttattttgtcacattgtttctAATACATACAAGCTGTCAAAAACATAGCAGCAGTTCAGATATCATCATCTGTTAGCAGCAAAGCATTTGAATCATGATAAAAGGACCAGGAAAACTGGATCTTTAATTAGAAGCTGCTTGAGATGCACAACTGCATAACTTGTCTGATATTCAGCAGTTATAACTTTCTGCAAGCTCTAAGACCTTTCAGTCATATGTTCTTCATATAAAGACCATGCAGTTGAGATTTTATTTTCATCCCTAAACACCAGGTACCTCCTAGGTAAGAATACATAAGAATAGACATTCATTCTTTTACCACTGACAGATCAAGAcagatttacattttataagTGTACACCATTGCTTTTACTGGCACCTTTTACATGTCAGTTCTTCCTGTAGGTAAAAGCCTCTCTTATAATGAATGTGATCAGTGCCATGACTGCAGGGGCCGCCATTGTTCTGATGTCCATTGAGATACATTTCCACGAACAAAGATGCAACAATTATACTAGAATATGTTCAATGAAGGtactaaatgtataaaatgtgcaatacaaaattcttttttttttttgtactttaaGTGCTGTTTTATTAACTTAaagatcacccaaaaattataagtatgtcataatttaaagtATTACAAATAAAGACTGGGCTGGccgctcttttccatacagttACAATAAGTAGGGACTTGAGATTTTCAtgcttcaaaataaaaatggcaaagTAGTCCATGCGACTTGTGTGCTATGTTCCAAGTGTTCAAATATGATGCCTCACTATGATGCAATATAATATTTAGAAACTCAATCAATATAATTGCTGGGATATTATTTGTGAAAGTACTTTCCAATGATCATGTGGAACAATTTATAGATTGGGATCCTTGGAATGTTTCTGGTGTTCACCATCCTTCAGTTCATCATCTCCATCTGTATCTCAGGATTTGCCTGCAAAGCCACCAGCAACACCGACTCTACAGTGGTCAATGTGGCACTAAACCAGGTAAATGATTTACAACATGCTTCATTGTAAACTACATCCTTTTTTCTACTGTTAAATTGTTGAAGTTGGTGACAGTGGGATTTTCACTTCGTTATTTATCATAATATACATTACAAAAAAGTCTTTATGGTGTGTGGATCTTGTTAGTCTCTTGTGTATAATCTATCTTGTCTGTTACTTCCCAGGGATACTGAGTCACAGTGAGGAGATCCTACAGTCCAAACTTTACAAGGAATTAATAGCTCATATTTTTGCTTCTACGCAAgcttttgattttattatttttcaaccTGTTCAAGTGTTACAGGAACAGAACagaaaaaatacataatataatatataatatatatatagaattgaaaattgaaagtACATCAAATGACTTGTGTAATGTTTGTTGGCACaaagtctctggtgttttttgttttgtttttgttttttttaataaaaaaataaataaaaaaataaaactacatcAAAGACAATTTAAGTTTTATTGTCTAACCAATTTAAAACCTGTTTTGAATGAAACCTttctatggagtcaaattaatgccttaaagttttgcacaaaaataaagttttgcaaaacacaaaaaagaattgagcaataaaaaaatgttttgcaaacaaaaataaagaattgcaaaggaaaaataaagtattgagcagaaaaaaataagttttgcaaacaaaaataataaattgcaaaataaaataaagtagtgcaaaaataaaaatataatcaattacaaaaatcaatgacagctgtaatcctattttatctttgccacatatttttcatgctcaaacctactaaatcatttgcaacgctcattttattctgcgtttcagtcaagcgtgcgctcacgatactggttttcttttgcgctgcactgttctgtgcggatctctttatggcactggtttgacgtgggggtggagtcaagaaacgggggcacgcccccgcgaaatgcattggaggggaacgtaatcagcgacaggtgaaataattctttgacatggttaaaaataatgaatggtttgtttttgttggtttgtttagcatatgttgtcgccaattacgaccccctccaaagcatttcttatagtaatatgacctgttgtgctctgtctcactgcctgtatccacttttgtgtccttaaacattcgttttttggggtcgacagcttataaaaacttatttctgggttttttagcttgttagctgtagcctacaccttgtcacacagcagcttttaggcattgttctgttttttgtaatgagtcagaaaagacgaGGCGGCAGCCTCACGCATTACAAAGTCAAtagagacggttggattgtttttcccccggtgggcgtggttttcagattataataaatgcgctctgtctctatgcttgatctgttctgttgcgatctgcgtctcctgccgatgacgtgtttcgcgggggcgtgcccccgtttcttgactccacccccacgtcaaaccagtgccataaagagaaccgcacagaacagtgcagcgcaaacgaaagccggtatcgtgagcgcacgcttgactgaaacgcagaataaaatgagcgttgcaaatgatttagtaggtttgagcatgaaaaatatgtggcaaagataaaataggattacagctgtcattgatttttgtaattgattatatttttatttttgcactacgttattttattttgcaatttattatttttgcttgcaaaacttatttttttctgctcaatactttatttttcctttgcaattctttatttttgtttgcaaaacatttttttattgctcaattcttttttttgttttgcaaaactttatttttgtgcaaaactttaaggcattaatttgactccatacctTTCCTtctagaaattttacgttcccagaacattctcagaacgtccccactggtgttaaggacattgtctagtaacgttcccagtatGTTCAGAGATGGTCacaatgtggagttcttttagagtttgggggacgttatttggcggaccttcacagaacattcaagACGTTCTCTGGGGAACCatactttatttgaaaatgttctcagaacgtccctgctgcccatgttaaaaaaaatttaattgaaaattagagctaaattgacaaacaaaagtggctgttcaaagaaaaactaatttttcttaaatgtcttacaaaaaaaaaagctctttacAGGTAATTCCTGGATTAACATTATgaaaccttttctttaaaatgcatatctcttgcagtaagtcattagctgacaacagcacatgcatgagctaatgtactgctgtatcactgcatcagcaactacgcAGTTACTGCagcctttaaataaagcaacatgcagcagaacatcaatgtttctggatcatcactgactgaagcacaggcgctactctccagcacaatggtaaTCTCACAAAACTCATaacagaaacaacattaaacactaacaatttataaatgtcactgttgcggaggtaagcgcttgctttagttgggctcctgacccttgatgttttgactttattttttctccaattgttgtaattgtgtgtttctaaagcatttgttacaaaaaaaaaaaaaaaaaaaaatcagatcaaATGGATTTGGTTGCTCATTGTTGATGAATAAATCATCATACAGTGGTCTTATTCACTGATCTCTCAATATTGAATTTTCTTACATGTTGTTGTAGTCCTATGATAATGCATAAAATCCTGTCttgcttttatattttgaaagtttttatcattatttagaAATGATTCAGACAGGGTCAtgcagactcacacagacatcaagattctgtgtatgatcctcaacaatggtaACAACATTTTCCGATAAACAGattaactctgaacatcacacaACAAGCTACTGAAGTCACAAAACAGATCTTGCTGaggttcatacgctgattcatgatgtctgtgtgagtctaaaagacactgctcaaaactcaaacacagttaaagcagccaaagaaaatgttaaaatggcaaGAATCAAGAGCCTAAACCAAAAGCTCACCTCCATAacagtgacttcaaactttattattttctataaaacacccACGTGGAAGGCGGTGATGTCATGATCTTGTGCAATTttgcctaaaagttctctaaaagtGACGAAAATTCAGaaattttacagaacatttgggaCAAAAaagtcctcttttggtaatgaaagtgctgcagttcaaggttccctATATGATTTTAGGGGGACATTACAATTTGGttaattttatggtcacataagaacgtTACAATGAGGgtatttgggacattaactgaacgttcccacacggtcctctgatggtcatttaataacgttcccgatatgagtttagggggacgttctattttggttattttatggtcatgcaagaacgttacaaagacgacatttgggaagttaacagaacatcctatagtaatagtcccctaaacattcccagaacgtcctgaatgttccctgaaggtccaccaaataacgttccccaaaccttaaaagaactccacatcgttaccgtctctgaacgttctgggaatgtgACTAGACAatgtccttaacaccagtggacattctgagaatgttctgggtgTTCTGGTCACAATGTGTGTGAtgtgtaactacagaagagtcaagttttaaataggaaaaatattgaaactctttggtcttttttggtttttgagcgagatgctaatggtctaatcagattcaatgaactatgctaagctatgctaaaagtggtaccaccAGACCCAgggatcggctgaatggattcgaaaacggtaaaactcaactgtttaactctaggggagttggaaaatgagcctattttcaaaaaaaagtggagtgttcctttaaatccATCTCAAATGCATTTCGGAGGACATTTAGACCTGGAGaaaacgcatgaagtgaccaggtgtaaacaggcccttaGAGACTCTGATGGTCTCACATATGTCATCCATCAGGGCTTCTGACCAAGTGCCTGGATCAGAGGCGTACATTGACAACACATTGAGGGAGCCTCCTGAGAAAGCTTGTCGTGGCTTGATGacaggggggggggggggggggtcttgAGGACAACAGCAAGCCTCACACAGAGACTCTTGATTGGCAGATCCTTGCAGAAACAGCAATCGGACTGCCTCAGCGCCACTCTGGCATGGGAGCTTGATTGACTCATCACACATGCGCCACATTCATCTTCTCCTTATGTTCTTGCCAGATCGCAGGAAGGGATCGCTTCTTCTGCATCATCTGCTCAGGTGCAAAGGTCTATGGGAAAGGCAATAGCGCCCAGCACCAGGCTTCAGCATTTTCGGAGAAAGGGATTTTCCCCATAGCGTCAGCTGTGACACAATGTTGAGAGACCTACCTTGAAAGGGAACATTTACTATTTGAATTCTTGCTAATAGTTGACACTATTATGCCTAAAGTTTGCAAAGAAtaatttcctactaaagcaaggcgTTACCTGATGGGTAGTGGAGAAGGGGTTCAGCAGCAGCAAGAAGTTGCTGCCACTGGTAGCTGACAATACCTGCCACTAAAACCGTATGTTGGCGGCTGGAACAGGGTGGAGGATTCGGGACAGAGTGCCGGCGTGttcgggacagggtggaggatTCCACTCAGGCCCGATGCTTGCAATGCCAACTCAGTACTGAACTCAGGCTGGGCATCGTACCTGAGGGTCGGAGTCCAGCTGAGCCCTCACTGTCGGAAGGCATGAGCCCATCCCCCAATGCTGTGATCAATAATTCACCCTCATCTGGAGCCCTGAATGAGAAGTCAGCTGCATCATGTGATGCAACGTCTTACTCATCCCGGAATTCCGCCATATACAACGTGCAAAAAGAGGAATGGGAGGTCCGAAGGGATTTTTCTGGAGGAAGTCTCTAGGGGAGCAGCTGAGGTGACTGAGGTGAGTCGCATTTGCAATGTTGGCATGGTCATGCTCTTGCAGTGACAACATGAACAATCCACGAATGCCATCTCAGTTTAGGGAGAACCTTTAGGGAGAACCCTGAACTTATCACtgatttagcaaaaaatataaataaatgaagaattacagtttagtccaaaaacaaaattgccagtttattcatttatctcTCTTTATTtgaacaatacatttaaaaacacaattttctCTTTTCCATCTCCTTTACTAACATCTTTTCCCTTTCTCTTTCCTTCCCTTCCCCTGTCTTCTCGAGGAGTCATGCTAACCCATATCAGCAAAAAACACCTGCTCACACCATTGCTTTCATAATGACATGAATCCCTCCTGTTCATCCTGCTGTCCAACCTTCCTCTAATCTGCCCATTTCATTAATATTCACCCTGATACATTATAGTTTTGTGTGATCCACCAATCCACGGCTTTTTGTGGTTTGTGTCTCATTGCaaaacagtaataaaaaaaaaaattgtttttcattaaatgGCACACTTATTTCACAGTTTCAGGTCAAAGAAGTCTTGAGTATTCCAGTCTGTTTAAAATAAAGCTGACCATGATCTGGAGtcgatatatatttatagtacTTTTTCTGTTTGAATTAGATGAGAtactgtttttaataataagaaaaaaaacattcagagttCAACTGACAAGTGGGAATGATCAGAAACACTTGATTTACAGTTTAGTTTTCCTAGGCAGTTCCTAAGTTCCCAAGCAGATGATCTGGTGGTTTATTTGAAGGAAAACAGTATGACACTAGTCAACTGAGAAAAGCAGTGAGTACACATTCATAGGATGTGAAAATTATTCAATCTATTGCTAATGCAACACCTCTATTCTCTccctctgtttttttctttgcagCCTTTAAACCTGGCAGAAGTGATAATGATGGTCCCTCATTTTACCTTGATTGGTGAAGCCTCAGAATCAGAAAGGAGGTTCGGCAATTCAAGATGTCTAGACATAAtcatgtctcttttttttttgtctgcagTCATATCTACTCATGCTGTCTTAGTTATTCACACATTTTACGGAATGaaacaaaatgcacatttttgaaaattccTGACACAAAATGCATTTCATCTCGGTTCCTTCATATTTCTATATGTTCCTTAACTATTTTTCACCAGCCACCAGCCTTATGCTAACATACTTCTGAGTTTCTTTGCTACATAACTGCTCTTAAACATCTAAATAACTTTCAAACAATATATCAATCAATTTGCacaaaaaaccaaaaaacattGGACCTGAacttataatataaaaaaaacacacaaattgGCAGCACTAACAGCAACAGTTCCTATTCAGTTTAGTAGGAGTCAATGCACTTCATTCGTTGCTTGTTTATAGgctaaaaataactttattttcagTCTAAAAAAATACACTCTATCCATCTGTCAATAATAGTCTAGTCTGTATCATACTACTGCAAATCTTCTTTCAGCATATCTTATAGATGAAATCATTTTAGGGCATTGTAGATGGGGAAATGTGTGATTTTAGGATACAAAAGAGGAGTCATTGATCGAAACGAGGAACCAAAACCTGTGTGAAGTAATACGCAAAATAACAGTGTGAGGCTGTGGCTAATATTGCAGTTCAGTTTGACAGAAAAAAATCCCCTTTTCATGTTTTTGCTCTGTGGATTTTCTCAGCACTGTGAAGTCATTATTATTGTGATTTCTCTCGGATTTCGTGTAGCACTCTAACTCCTGCATGGGGTGGTGACATTATAGGTGCCGTCCTCCAGAAACTCATCTTCGCTCAGGCTTATATGAAGGCATGTGTCATTCACAGATGAAGAGAACGGGATGGTTTGCTCATAGCCCAGCGGTGTGGTTGAATGTGGTGGAGTCCCACCATCCACAGCTGGATGATCCTCAGGTAAGCTGCTGCAGGTACTGGATGTGGAGATGAACACGGAGCTCTGGTCATCAGAGGGGTCGTCTCTGGATTGGGGGGATGTAAGGGATTTGCCATTCGAGCGCACGCCAGAATCCTCGCTGGCTGAACATGACACGCTGTTGCCGTTGATGTGAGAATAGAAATCCCCCGGAGAAACAGAACATAGTGTGATATCAGGAAACGAGGAGCTACCGCTCACGTTTGTGTATACGTTCCCATTTACAGGTGTGGCTACAGCTGAAGACCTTGACTCTGCCTCTACACCCGGAGAGAGAGTTCTGTTTGACCGCTTGCGGTTCAGGGGCTGAGGAGGTGGGTCCAGTTTAGGAATGGTTTGTTTATACCTGCggatacaaaaagaaagaaactttTGTAGGTCAGTCAGCTTGTCTGGGTAAAATTTGTATATAAAATTACTGACACACAATACCATAAAAGTTTTATAGTACATTTGTCCTAACTAAGCACAATGAAGGAGTCCAATTTGTAAACAAATGTGTGctttttaacaaatcttttaCATGAAAGGATTGTTTTCGTTCAGTCTGCTTCCTGATTGAACGTGTTGCTAGTTCATTTCGACGTGTTTTACAAGGAAAAAAGAGGCAGAAGAATTATAAAAGAATTGAAAGCGAAGTTATATCTAATTAaacctaaaactattaaaagagCTTTTGTTAATTACAATagagctgaaataaaataaaatatattataaatataaataaaaaattatttaaaaaaacttaaatattgccttagcaactaactgaaattatgtttaagtactaaaattactaaaagtggaataaatataaagctaaataaaaatattttaaaatgacaaaagcccataataaaattattaaaacttaaattaaaattaaaagctaattgaaaatattaataaatactttaaaattttaaaagtaatcTAGGGATGTAAACTATATATAGGCTTATAAAATAGATATGCTTGTCATTTTAGAGTAAAAGATTTACGATTTTTACATATGGGATGCTTTCTGGAGTCTACTAGATGCAGTAAGAGCatgcaaattaataaattatgatAAGATGACTGTGTTTTGAATCAGTTGAGTAAATGTTTCAGGGACTTACAACAAGTGAATTTACTGAACAaatctttttagtgaatcaattCAAAAGATTCCCATTGAcacccacaaaaaaaaagaaaaaaaagaaaaaaaaagatttaaattgatcattgatttttaaatgtacagttaTATAGATCTGTGACCAATAAGATCCCAGTGGGCGGGGCAACAGCACAGCAACAGCACAGCGCTGTAGAAATAGAACCCAGTCAAAATATCCTATCGCTTGTCATGATTGCAGCTAATGAGCAGCTGATACATGGAAGAAGGATGGCTTTTATCATGTCATGTCTGGTCAAGACATTGTGTCAGAACTGTAGGAAAATGTACAGAAATCACACCAGGGAGATGAGCTTGTGATGCACAATGCTGAATCATCAAAAAGAGCTCATACACAATTCTTTAAGACAGTCTACattctgcatgtgtgtgtgtgtgtgtgtgcgcacttATCTCTGTCCCACAGTTCCCCTGCTGGGTGAATTAAGTAGAGAAAGAGTGGGGAGAGAGAAAATGGGAGACATAGCTGCAGGTTCTTGTATTGATGGCTCTACTAAAAATAACTGCAATGCAGTCACTCAGCATGGGACAGAGAAAGCACAACATAAGactctctatctctctcactcacacacacacaaaatcaacTCAAATCATATGATATGCAAAAACATAGATACTATACTTTCATAGATACCATATAGCAGGCTAAGTTAGACTGAAACATTTTCTTAGTGGTACTTCCCTTGCAAAATACGGCACACTGCTCATGGGTGGTTCtcatggtgttgctatgcagtttctaagATGTatggagtgttttttttttgtgttgctatgcagttgctaggtgGCTTGTCATTGATTGATTATTGTTTCAAATTTAAAGAGCCCATCCCCAAGTTTCTATGATGTTCAGCTCCCTAGATACAGCTGCACTTGTTTTTTTCATCTGTTTTATCAAAGTTTTGAGTCTGATCTGTTAAAGCAATAATATACTTTTCCACACAAGGTGTTTGTTCAAATCCCTAATCATACATATAAACAATAGTACAATGATAGACTAATAAATACACATACAATCCAACATTTTCAGTATAACTTTACAAACAAAGCAACTACCATTTGATCTTGGACCTTGGCTGCAAGTGTAAGAATATTCTGTTTCTTTTCCACTTTCTCTCCTTCCCCTAATTAGCATATGATCACATCAGCAGTCCTGTCTAGCACCCGACCAACCGCTGTCACATCTCCTCCTCCACATCTTTCCAGAGAGCACTCATCACCTCATCTTAGGGCACCTCATATTGACTCATCTTTCTGTGGGTGTCCAAAGCCAAGTCATttaattttcaatatttttccacaATATATCCTCTCCTGTAGAGTATTGCAATGACTTTCAGTGTACACGTACAGTACagttatatatgtgtgtgtctgtaaatGTAAAGAGCCTTGATAAATCTTGAGAATATTTTGAATAGCGGTGGCTCTTGTGGAATTGTGATGAAATGTTGCACCAGCCATTTAATAAGTCTGATAATATAACCTTAAGTCGTGTAAAATGCATTAATAAAGAATGAGCTTAATTTACTCCTCATAATGCAAAATCTCATTTTTCAATGTCGCACTTGTTAAACCTTTACAGAGGCACAGGAGCTGCGGATGGGGGCTGCTACTGAtatattgtgttcatcagaTGAAATATTAAAAGCTCCCTGAGAGAGAACATTAGACTTGCTCCTGATCATGg
This DNA window, taken from Megalobrama amblycephala isolate DHTTF-2021 linkage group LG4, ASM1881202v1, whole genome shotgun sequence, encodes the following:
- the LOC125267145 gene encoding membrane-spanning 4-domains subfamily A member 4A-like, which produces METSKIISTDKATVVIQVNPQVTQNTVMSDDGQEATGAYHNTALAEFFKAQPKALGTVQIMIGVVIFSFGIVRTTVYDYNDISVIIGITYWGSLAYISAGSLSVAAQNKLHVCVVKASLIMNVISAMTAGAAIVLMSIEIHFHEQRCNNYTRICSMKIGILGMFLVFTILQFIISICISGFACKATSNTDSTVVNVALNQGY